A DNA window from Oncorhynchus tshawytscha isolate Ot180627B linkage group LG13, Otsh_v2.0, whole genome shotgun sequence contains the following coding sequences:
- the LOC112265379 gene encoding A-kinase anchor protein SPHKAP isoform X5: MLSSLFTVLRNFTESNFQSSAMFESSESAAAERVSTDSTLGSPITACKKVLCSSNVLDSSEYWLRNEKALCRLGLLEDDAEGRYNTICFVNLDQQKVDRHDNSCIKKLASISPDLPKLVDSLSVRQPKVNEILLLGGLETPDPSHPHQYPTHTQGQRGTDVCLVQCAGGRRSTSIIYEINKFLIGLQWGQERQGSQGMMMAGQRLDDDTNRSFSSIEEDFLTASEHLGDDSEDDGLRNEPECSDVAEDLSDVAHRDRPACQRGHLGQHKWQDSEESEVTISTPPATKKRGGRAPARASIHHTKESAGHYATNLAESVLQDAFISLSQDEPSFAPEAAVSMSPGSHPPTGLAWTGAEEPCRARACSFELPKIVIVQSPDSCEGLPEWLGTQASHAALEHGVGGDGGTARQVPAEHGPETHDLLPTTTTTGRHPTKPLQRALACAASVIGTISSPQVAEHLAMEPTEGDMEREGQRDPEGTDYSFSSAMCGMAQVAGAVAVVELAEEAGEVVCESEDNSTTEVYSAASVGLLSAAQTSTAITLHCSVAEGTSIEAFRTSIAEVLHKEAAGVLAQPQDYKSVAHLLESTHNRIVDGITSPNKSCLDKMDETEVDNFISEVADGLFKHAFEKARKKKELEGPGKDVTDIQGFLQESVSNVLFDILCLTSKRIGDISKCDIGSFDRQEGDVGFRDYEAAATTKEPLSQLQCFVGSSQPDNCETQWADKTPVYSGMREVKYGLEERESEPYESHSSPHIREQQQRRQAPTKVSSSIKDCYDLQGQQARGNIRETFPESLAHQVSSSLGTEKRWIASTDSRQSSLTPQSSFSSSSTGALVCLKMDSDSRTTPVNYFADDLATTVVSMATELAAICLENSSGKQPWFCALKGAAGYYPEGSYLLPSCCTALRRKEGQNGGVASKKHRPPRLSEIKKKTEEQPELMECLVNRVVDETVNLDDMPQTLDPFALFASEVTARIMNCPELNVVDTSKPGQQTRSRLQCERWSRGKAASYESIPEEDAGPPGTPNTLGPGSRLGQNLSRGGSISKQSSCESITDEFSRFMVNQMEMEGRGFDLLLDYYAGQNASSILAAAVQQAATKKNGHLNVRTTSCLSKQSSTESITEEFYRFMLKDMDKESKDYSMGRTKEWSNSLLPPSPRTLFCIRQSSVPDRRFSDSRLTVNSPIKANSFDGFVRNVHGDTLNIYPTNSVQVSATGLCKSDSCLYQRGQTDQITDMLIHETWSSSIESLMRKNKIIADPEDSIDLVDAESQTQVLQYANRLAADIVETGKSVLQEGDWAGGGGMVGRQQHMPVGERRRGFKHSRPGCTRSRASQEQPGGGGDSTCTAAGPPIRGPREVPVPVIHIETDQRDNPESGDPVERAGRHPWDPTPPEGTAQWCAERASVRRSSCERDRTAVPSAAAAVPTVGEQNKRSLSASSEDSSGSWSQIAPDDDPHEETSSFIQLSEGNGNSSTSSLGLADLEGLSDIPSQSTVNRK; the protein is encoded by the exons TAACTTCCAGTCGTCAGCCATGTTCGAGAGCTCTGAGTCGGCAGCCGCCGAGAGAGTCAGCACAGACAGCACCCTGGGATCCCCCATCACCGCCTGCAAGAAG GTGCTGTGCAGTAGCAATGTGCTGGACTCGTCAGAGTACTGGCTGAGGAATGagaaggctctgtgcaggctggGCCTTCTGGAGGATGACGCTGAGGGGAGATATAACACG ATCTGCTTTGTGAATCTGGACCAGCAGAAGGTGGATCGTCACGACAACAGCTGCATCAAG aaACTGGCCTCAATCTCTCCAGACCTTCCCAAGCTGGTCGACTCTCTGAGTGTGCGACAGCCCAAGGTGAACGAGATCCTGCTGCTCGGCGGTTTGGAGACTCCGGACCCCTCTCACCCTCACCAgtaccccacccacacacag GGCCAGAGGGGTACAGATGTGTGCCTGGTCCAGTGTGCTGGGGGCCGGCGGTCCACCAGCATCATCTATGAGATCAACAAGTTCCTAATCGGGCTACAGTGGGGTCAGGAGAGGCAGGGGTCCCAGGGGATGATGATGGCAGGGCAGAGGCTGGATGATGACACCAACCGCTCTTTCTCATCCATAGAGGAGGACTTCCTCACTGCCTCAGAACACCTGGGGGATGACAGCGAGGATGACGGCTTACGAAATG agccagagtgcagtgatgtggcAGAGGACTTGTCAGATgtagcacacagagacagaccagcgTGTCAGAGGGGACACCTGGGCCAGCATAAGTGGCAGGACAGCGAGGAGTCCGAGGTGACCATCAGTACCCCCCCAGCCACCAAGAAACGAGGAGGAAGGGCACCGGCGAGAGCTAGCATTCATCACACCAAGGAGTCGGCTGGCCACTATGCCACCAACCTGGCCGAGTCGGTACTGCAGGACGCCTTCATCAGCCTGTCTCAGGACGAACCATCCTTCGCTCCTGAGGCCGCTGTGAGCATGTCCCCCGGCAGCCACCCCCCCACCGGCCTCGCCTGGACAGGAGCAGAGGAGCCCTGTCGGGCACGCGCCTGCTCTTTCGAGCTCCCCAAGATCGTCATAGTGCAGAGCCCGGATAGCTGCGAGGGCCTGCCAGAGTGGCTGGGTACTCAAGCCTCTCACGCGGCTCTGGAGCATggtgttggtggtgatggtggtactGCCAGGCAGGTACCAGCGGAACACGGACCAGAGACCCATGACCTCCtccctaccaccactaccactggaCGCCACCCCACCAAACCCCTGCAGCGGGCCTTGGCATGCGCTGCCAGTGTCATCGGCACCATCTCCAGCCCACAGGTAGCAGAGCACCTGGCAATGGAGCCAACAGAGGGGGACATggagcgagagggacagagggacccTGAGGGCACTGACTACTCCTTCTCCTCAGCCATGTGCGGGATGGCCCAGGTGGCGGGGGCGGTGGCTGTGGTGGAGCTAGCTGAAGAGGCCGGGGAAGTGGTCTGTGAGTCAGAAGACAACTCCACCACCGAGGTCTACTCGGCCGCCTCCGTGGGGCTCCTATCTGCAGCGCAGACCTCCACAGCTATCACCCTCCACTGCAGTGTGGCCGAGGGGACCAGCATCGAGGCCTTCCGCACCAGCATTGCTGAAGTTCTTCACAAGGAGGCAGCAGGGGTGCTGGCTCAGCCCCAGGACTACAAGAGTGTGGCCCATCTACTGGAGTCCACCCACAACAGGATTGTGGACGGCATCACGTCTCCCAATAAGTCATGTCTGGACAAGATGGATGAGACGGAGGTGGACAATTTCATCAGCGAAGTGGCCGACGGCCTCTTCAAACACGCATTTGAGAAAGCGAGAAAGAAAAAAGAACTGGAAGGCCCGGGAAAAGACGTCACTGATATCCAGGGCTTTCTGCAGGAGAGCGTGAGCAATGTGCTCTTCGACATCCTTTGTCTCACTTCAAAGCGGATCGGTGACATTTCCAAATGTGATATAGGGTCGTTTGACAGACAAGAGGGTGATGTCGGCTTCAGGGACTACGAGGCGGCCGCCACCACCAAGGAACCATTAAGCCAATTACAGTGCTTCGTTGGCTCCAGCCAGCCCGATAATTGTGAAACCCAATGGGCAGATAAGACACCCGTCTACTCCGGGATGAGGGAGGTGAAAtatggactggaggagagggagagtgaaccTTATGAGTCTCACAGCTCGCCACATatcagagagcagcagcagcgcaGACAAGCTCCGACTAAAGTCTCGTCCTCTATTAAGGACTGCTATGACCTCCAGGGCCAGCAGGCCAGAGGAAACATCAGAGAAACTTTTCCAGAGAGCTTAGCCCACCAGGTCTCTTCATCACTGGGAACAGAGAAAAGATGGATAGCCAGTACAGACAGCAGACAGTCTTCTCTGACCCCTCAGTCCTCTTTTAGCTCCTCCTCCACAGGGGCCTTGGTCTGCCTAAAGATGGACTCAGATTCCAGAACTACCCCCGTCAACTACTTCGCTGATGATCTGGCCACCACCGTAGTCTCCATGGCCACTGAGCTGGCCGCCATCTGCCTGGAGAACTCCAGCGGGAAGCAGCCGTGGTTCTGTGCCCTGAAGGGTGCAGCGGGCTACTACCCTGAGGGGAGCTACCTGTTGCCCTCCTGTTGCACGGCCCTCCGCAGAAAGGAGGGCCAGAATGGCGGTGTGGCATCCAAAAAGCACCGGCCACCACGCCTCAGTGAGATTAAGAAGAAGACTGAGGAACAGCCCGAGTTGATGGAGTGCCTGGTCAACCGCGTGGTGGATGAAACGGTCAACTTGGATGACATGCCCCAGACTCTTGATCCCTTCGCGCTCTTTGCCTCCGAGGTCACCGCCCGCATAATGAACTGCCCCGAGCTCAATGTGGTTGACACCTCCAAGCCCGGCCAGCAGACCCGCAGCCGGCTGCAGTGTGAGCGGTGGAGCCGGGGCAAGGCCGCCAGCTATGAAAGCATCCCAGAGGAGGACGCAGGCCCTCCGGGTACCCCCAACACCCTAGGCCCCGGCAGCCGGCTGGGCCAGAACCTGAGCAGGGGAGGCTCCATCTCCAAGCAGTCCAGCTGCGAGAGCATCACTGATGAGTTCTCCCGCTTCATGGTGAaccagatggagatggagggccGGGGTTTTGACCTGCTTCTGGACTACTACGCCGGGCAGAACGCCAGCAGCATCCTGGCAGCAGCCGTGCAGCAGGCAGCCACCAAGAAGAACGGCCACCTCAATGTGAGGACCACCTCCTGTCTGTCGAAGCAGTCCAGTACGGAGAGCATCACTGAGGAGTTCTACAGGTTCATGCTCAAAGACATGGACAAGGAGAGCAAAGACTACAGTATGGGCAGAACTAAAGAGTGGAGCAACAGCCTATTGCCTCCATCGCCCAGAACCCTCTTCTGTATCCGTCAGTCCTCCGTGCCGGACAGACGTTTCTCAGACTCTAGGCTGACCGTCAACTCGCCCATCAAGGCCAACTCCTTTGACGGCTTTGTCCGCAATGTGCATGGGGACACACTTAATATCTACCCCACCAACTCAGTTCAGGTGTCTGCCACGGGCCTGTGTAAGTCTGACTCCTGTCTGTACCAGAGGGGACAGACGGACCAGATCACTGACATGCTGATCCACGAGACCTGGTCCAGCTCCATTGAGTCCCTGATGCGGAAGAACAAGATCATTGCGGACCCGGAGGACAGCATTGACCTTGTGGATGCAGAGTCCCAGACCCAAGTGCTGCAATATGCCAACCGCCTGGCCGCAGACATCGTGGAAACCGGGAAGTCTGTCCTGCAGGAAGGGGATTGGGCCGGAGGAGGTGGCATGGTGGGGCGACAACAACACATGCccgtgggggagaggaggagaggcttcAAACATTCCCGCCCTGGCTGCACTCGGAGCAGAGCCAGTCAGGAGCAACCAGGAGGGGGCGGAGACAGCACATGTACAGCAGCCGGGCCCCCCATAAGGGGACCCAGGGAGGTCCCTGTACCGGTGATCCACATCGAGACAGATCAAAGGGATAATCCTGAGTCTGGGGACCCGGTGGAAAGAGCCGGACGCCACCCTTGGGACCCAACGCCCCCTGAGGGGACAGCCCAGTGGTGCGCTGAGAGGGCCTCGGTGAGGCGCAGCAG ctgtgagagagacaggaccgCAGTGCCCTCTGCGGCCGCTGCAGTACCCACTGTAGGTGAGCAAAACAAGCGCTCTCTAAGTGCTAGCAGTGAGGACAGTTCAGGAAGCTGGTCCCAGATCGCCCCCGATGACGACCCCCACGAGGAGACCAGTAGTTTTATCCAGCTGAGCGAGGG GAACGGGAACAGCAGCACGTCTAGCCTGGGTCTGGCAGACTTGGAGGGCTTGTCTGACATCCCCAGTCAGAGCACAGTGAACAG GAAATGA